TACATGGGTATCTAATTAAATTACCTATTAATTGTGTTAATCACTTAATTGGTCGTTTTGTGAAATAGTTTGGAACTAACTATAAACGAGTTTATTTTCCCTATCAGAGAGCTATAAACTAGTAATGGTTATGACTTACAAAACATCAGCAGAAAGAAAATGATGGTATAACATAGCCTAAGTATGATATCAAGAATAGTTGACAACttgacataaaataaaaaaggttggACTTTTGGAAGATTTATGAAATAATAGAGTAGCAAACTTAAACTATAAACTATAGCTAGGCCAATATGTGAAAATAATTTCCATGAGAATGTTCCAATAACTGTTAAACTACCCCCCTCAAGATAGTCAAGTTACCATTTTTCACCCTCCAACTTTCTTACTTCCGGTCACAATCACAATCACAAGTTCACAACTAACAAAGCTTCAAAAAATTTCAAGAATCTCTTTGATCAAACAGTTACAAAGAGGACACAAACCTTGTTTCGACCACATCGATCTGGAGCATACCCGACAGTATGTATGCCCACACGGAATCAGCGCCGCACCCTTATTTCTCTCTGTGCACAGGCAACACAATGTACCTATCCCGCCTTCTGATTGATCACTCTCCGCAGTCTTAACAccatcaacttcttcttcttcaaacaaTCTAACTATCGATTTCAACGGCTTCATTTTCAGCCTATCAGTAGATTCCATGCTACGCTCAGCTGCCAATGCGGTTGCAAGGTTCATGGTAGTAGGACTGTCATTGTGATCATGACCAGCCCGATGATGATTTTGACCAATAATGTAGGATTCATGCAATGTATTATATATTGGTTCCAAAAGTGTTGGAGACTGATCATCTTCAGGGAATATTAATGGTT
The sequence above is drawn from the Erigeron canadensis isolate Cc75 chromosome 4, C_canadensis_v1, whole genome shotgun sequence genome and encodes:
- the LOC122598401 gene encoding uncharacterized protein LOC122598401, whose amino-acid sequence is MNTFKLEGSKRPRSMRLWKNLKRYLNPKQINILACCGSSSWVLDHNSNTGEQPLIFPEDDQSPTLLEPIYNTLHESYIIGQNHHRAGHDHNDSPTTMNLATALAAERSMESTDRLKMKPLKSIVRLFEEEEVDGVKTAESDQSEGGIGTLCCLCTERNKGAALIPCGHTYCRVCSRSMWSKQGLCPLCNCLIKEILEIF